The following proteins come from a genomic window of Proteiniphilum propionicum:
- a CDS encoding putative LPS assembly protein LptD: MTNQITKPSASAALLPDSEDKDILSPETSFSESDNRDSVLDATASADISKQNIVPGTIPQEPLSSDSIQLPDSVALSIATDTLMAPIAQDTVPAGEQMLKAAVLYTAQDSMVFTADNMGFLYGNAEIKYGEMGIKGEFITMDMDSSIISSTFGIDSVGKEFGYPVFSESGTEYEMKKVRYNFDTRKAFINNVITQQGEGHIVANDAKMNADNSFYMRNAKYTTCDNHDHPHFYLNLSKAKVRPEKDVVTGPAWLVVADVPLFPIVLPFAFFPFTKTYSSGIIMPGYGDEMTRGFYLQNGGYYFALSDYIDLAVTGEIYTKGSWGIGARSNYRKRYRYSGSFNVYYLNTVTGEKELKKVVPEAYSVAKDLRINWTHSQDPKANMYRTLSASVNFSTSRNNHRDLSRLYSREASNNTKSSSVNLTQRFPDSPWSLSATMSINQVSRDSTIAATLPNLSINMSRIYPFKRKNLVGDERWFEKISMSYSGEFRNSITTKEDLFLKSNLVRDWTNGMRHSIPVSATFTLFDFIQVSPSLNYTERWYTGAHKQAWDPIAKRHVTIDTIQGFKRVYDYSTSLSVQTKLYGMFTPWSIFGDKIQAIRHAFSPSISLNYRPDFGDPKYNFFETYTYKNEYGEDVEYTYSPYSTMMFGTAPKGKSGSIGFDFKNNIEMKIRSDKDSTGVRKVSLIDDLGINFNYNMMADSMKWSMINSNIRLKFSKSYTLSLNATWDPYLYALDQNGTPRQIDKLRIVNGKGFGKLMSTGTSFSYSLNQDTFKKLFSRSSEEGDKDKGAKNPENNLPDDGTMGANPYEEAEKRSSFDRSEDKTGEFDSDGYLINNVNWNISFNYSLRYGYGEFNKERMEYSGKLTHNFGMSGSLQPTKNWNFTFNTDYNFDLKKFTNINCTLTRNLHCWTMSASFIPIGPYKSYNFVIRANSSMLQDLKYEQRSSPYDRGMDWY; the protein is encoded by the coding sequence GTGACAAATCAGATAACCAAACCTTCTGCATCGGCAGCTCTGCTACCCGATTCAGAAGATAAAGATATTCTCTCACCTGAAACATCATTCTCTGAATCAGATAACAGGGACAGTGTGTTAGATGCGACAGCGTCGGCCGATATCTCGAAACAGAATATTGTTCCCGGCACAATTCCACAGGAACCATTATCATCCGATTCAATTCAACTGCCTGACTCTGTTGCACTCTCAATAGCTACGGATACTTTGATGGCACCAATAGCACAAGATACTGTACCTGCCGGGGAACAGATGCTGAAAGCTGCTGTCCTTTATACAGCACAGGACTCAATGGTGTTCACCGCCGACAACATGGGATTTCTATATGGAAATGCCGAAATAAAATATGGCGAAATGGGTATCAAGGGGGAATTTATCACTATGGATATGGACAGCAGCATTATTTCATCTACATTTGGCATCGACTCCGTGGGGAAAGAATTCGGATATCCTGTATTTTCGGAAAGTGGTACTGAGTATGAGATGAAGAAGGTTCGATATAATTTTGATACACGTAAAGCATTTATCAATAATGTTATTACTCAACAGGGAGAGGGGCATATAGTTGCAAATGATGCGAAGATGAACGCTGATAACTCTTTCTATATGAGAAATGCAAAATATACCACCTGTGACAATCATGATCATCCACACTTTTATCTGAACCTGTCTAAAGCAAAAGTACGCCCCGAAAAAGATGTCGTTACAGGACCGGCCTGGCTGGTGGTAGCCGATGTGCCCCTCTTTCCCATTGTGCTGCCCTTTGCATTCTTCCCATTCACGAAAACTTATTCATCAGGCATTATTATGCCGGGATACGGAGATGAGATGACCCGAGGATTCTATCTTCAGAATGGTGGTTACTATTTTGCATTGAGCGATTATATTGATCTTGCTGTAACCGGTGAGATATATACAAAGGGTTCATGGGGTATCGGTGCTCGCTCAAATTACCGTAAAAGATATAGATACTCAGGGAGTTTCAATGTATATTACCTGAATACTGTTACCGGAGAAAAAGAACTAAAGAAAGTTGTACCGGAAGCTTACTCCGTGGCAAAAGACCTGCGAATCAACTGGACCCATTCGCAGGATCCGAAAGCAAATATGTATCGCACACTCTCTGCAAGCGTAAACTTCTCTACAAGCAGAAACAACCACAGAGATCTCAGCAGGTTATACTCGCGTGAGGCATCTAACAACACCAAAAGTTCGAGCGTTAACCTCACACAACGTTTCCCTGACTCTCCATGGAGCCTTTCTGCAACAATGAGCATCAACCAGGTATCGCGAGATTCCACCATTGCAGCCACACTTCCTAATCTTTCAATCAACATGAGCCGAATCTATCCGTTCAAAAGAAAGAATTTGGTGGGTGATGAAAGATGGTTCGAAAAGATATCAATGAGCTATTCAGGAGAGTTCAGAAACTCCATAACCACCAAAGAAGACCTGTTTCTGAAGTCTAACCTGGTGCGAGACTGGACAAACGGGATGCGTCACAGCATTCCCGTGAGTGCAACGTTTACTCTGTTCGATTTTATTCAGGTATCGCCATCGTTGAATTATACAGAACGATGGTATACCGGTGCTCACAAACAAGCCTGGGATCCCATAGCCAAGAGACATGTCACAATTGATACAATTCAAGGATTTAAACGGGTTTATGACTACAGCACTTCACTAAGCGTACAGACAAAGTTGTACGGTATGTTCACTCCATGGTCGATATTCGGAGATAAGATACAGGCCATTCGCCACGCATTCTCACCCAGTATCAGTCTGAACTACAGGCCGGACTTCGGCGATCCGAAATACAATTTCTTCGAGACATACACCTATAAGAATGAGTATGGCGAGGATGTAGAATATACCTATTCTCCCTACTCAACAATGATGTTCGGAACTGCTCCGAAAGGGAAGAGCGGGAGTATAGGATTCGATTTCAAAAACAATATTGAGATGAAGATCAGATCAGACAAAGACTCAACAGGAGTGCGCAAAGTCAGCCTTATTGATGATCTGGGAATCAATTTTAATTACAATATGATGGCCGACTCCATGAAGTGGAGTATGATAAACTCAAATATCCGGTTGAAATTCTCAAAATCATACACTCTCAGCCTAAATGCAACATGGGACCCATACCTGTATGCACTTGATCAAAACGGGACCCCCCGCCAGATAGACAAACTAAGGATAGTCAACGGCAAAGGATTTGGGAAGCTTATGAGTACAGGCACATCTTTCTCATACTCACTGAATCAGGATACATTCAAAAAATTATTCAGCCGCAGCAGTGAAGAGGGCGATAAGGATAAAGGCGCTAAAAACCCGGAAAACAATCTGCCAGACGATGGCACAATGGGGGCAAACCCTTATGAAGAAGCCGAAAAAAGAAGCTCGTTCGACCGTTCTGAAGACAAAACAGGGGAGTTCGATAGCGATGGCTATCTGATAAATAATGTAAACTGGAACATCTCATTCAATTATTCTTTGAGGTATGGTTATGGAGAGTTCAATAAAGAAAGAATGGAGTACAGTGGCAAGCTAACTCATAATTTCGGCATGAGCGGTTCACTCCAGCCTACAAAAAACTGGAACTTCACTTTCAATACCGACTACAATTTCGACCTTAAAAAATTCACTAACATCAATTGTACGCTCACCCGGAATCTGCACTGCTGGACCATGTCGGCCAGCTTCATACCAATAGGGCCATATAAATCGTACAACTTTGTGATTCGAGCCAACTCTTCTATGCTACAGGATTTGAAATACGAACAGCGAAGCTCGCCTTATGACAGGGGAATGGACTGGTATTGA
- a CDS encoding GH92 family glycosyl hydrolase — protein sequence MNCFQRLIFIACAFFSLFAYPGEPADLVNPFIGTTNYGTTNPGPVLPNGMMSVSPFNVMGSNKNKFDKDKQWWSTPYSNVNRFLTGFSHVNLSGVGCPEAGSLLLMATSGDLNVNYTEYGSEYTSETATPGYYSNILTKYNIKAEVSATSRSSIARFTFPEGEANIILNLGEGLTNESGAWMRRVSDTEVEGMKLLGSFCYNPQAVFPIYFVMRVNKNPKAAGYWKMQREMGVEAQWDETSGKRKLYTRYDRDIAGDDIGAFFMYDMTGGESVEVQIGVSFVSTKNARLNLETEQPGFDFEKVKRDARKAWNDALSKVIPEGGSKDQQVIFYTSLYHALIHPNVLNDVNGEYPEMEGNEIRKTDSARYTVFSLWDTYRNVHQLLTLLYPEKQLNMVRSIVNMYKEGGWLPRWELYSRETLTMEGDPAIPVLVDSWMKGLRDFDVEAAYNAMYKSAATPGKDNFIRPDIDDYIARGYIPLREEFDNSVSHALEYYIADNALSKFAKALGKDDDANRFYSQSLNYRKYYSTEFGVFRPILPDGEFLSPFNPKQGENFEPVHGFHEGSSWNYSFMVPHDVEGLIKMHGGKRKFVKKLQEVFDDGHYDPTNEPNISYPYLFSYLKGEEWRTQVITRELLAKHFKNSPDGLPGNDDTGTMSAWAVFTMMGLYPDNATDPSYTFTTPVFDKLTITLDAYRYNSHTIEIESVRPSDKAILIDRIEVDGKRWKNHRITHDELVKAKRIVFYLKERR from the coding sequence ATGAACTGTTTTCAGAGACTGATTTTCATTGCGTGTGCCTTTTTCTCTCTTTTTGCATATCCCGGTGAACCGGCTGATTTGGTGAACCCCTTTATCGGGACAACAAATTACGGAACCACAAATCCCGGTCCGGTGCTGCCGAACGGCATGATGTCGGTATCGCCGTTTAATGTGATGGGATCTAATAAGAACAAGTTTGATAAGGACAAGCAGTGGTGGTCTACACCCTATTCAAATGTGAACCGTTTTTTAACAGGTTTTTCACATGTGAATCTGAGCGGAGTAGGTTGCCCTGAAGCAGGTTCACTCTTGTTGATGGCTACCTCGGGAGATTTAAACGTAAACTACACGGAATATGGGAGTGAATATACCAGTGAGACTGCTACTCCTGGTTATTACTCCAACATACTCACAAAGTATAATATCAAAGCGGAGGTATCGGCTACTTCCCGAAGCAGCATTGCCCGTTTCACCTTTCCCGAAGGAGAGGCAAATATAATTCTGAACCTGGGTGAGGGACTTACCAATGAGTCCGGAGCTTGGATGCGCCGAGTGAGCGATACCGAAGTTGAAGGTATGAAACTTTTGGGTTCGTTTTGTTATAACCCTCAAGCGGTGTTTCCCATCTATTTTGTTATGCGGGTAAACAAAAACCCCAAAGCTGCCGGTTATTGGAAGATGCAGCGTGAGATGGGAGTTGAAGCACAGTGGGATGAGACCAGTGGAAAAAGAAAGCTATATACCCGGTATGACCGAGATATTGCCGGTGATGATATCGGCGCATTTTTTATGTATGATATGACGGGGGGAGAGTCGGTTGAAGTTCAGATAGGAGTCTCTTTTGTGAGTACCAAAAATGCACGTTTGAACCTGGAAACAGAACAGCCCGGTTTCGATTTTGAAAAAGTTAAGCGTGATGCGCGCAAGGCATGGAACGATGCTTTGTCGAAAGTTATACCTGAAGGAGGTTCCAAAGACCAGCAGGTTATTTTCTATACCAGTCTCTATCATGCTCTCATTCACCCGAATGTGTTGAATGATGTGAATGGTGAATACCCCGAAATGGAAGGTAACGAAATCCGCAAAACAGATTCAGCCCGATACACAGTTTTCTCACTCTGGGATACCTACAGGAATGTACACCAGCTCTTAACACTGCTTTACCCCGAAAAGCAGCTGAATATGGTCCGCTCCATTGTAAACATGTATAAAGAGGGAGGTTGGCTGCCAAGATGGGAGCTTTACAGCCGCGAAACGCTCACCATGGAGGGTGATCCCGCCATCCCGGTGTTGGTGGATAGCTGGATGAAAGGTCTTCGCGACTTTGATGTAGAGGCTGCCTATAATGCTATGTATAAATCTGCTGCTACTCCGGGAAAAGATAATTTTATCCGTCCAGATATTGACGACTATATTGCCAGGGGATATATTCCGTTAAGGGAGGAGTTTGATAATTCAGTGTCACATGCACTGGAATACTATATCGCCGATAATGCCTTGTCAAAATTTGCAAAAGCTCTGGGAAAAGATGATGATGCAAATCGGTTTTACAGCCAGTCGCTAAATTACAGGAAATACTATTCTACGGAGTTTGGGGTGTTTCGACCTATTCTGCCCGACGGTGAATTCCTGTCGCCTTTCAACCCCAAGCAGGGCGAGAATTTTGAGCCTGTACACGGTTTCCACGAGGGGAGCTCCTGGAACTACTCATTTATGGTGCCCCACGATGTGGAGGGGTTGATAAAAATGCATGGCGGCAAACGGAAGTTTGTAAAAAAGCTGCAGGAGGTATTTGACGATGGGCATTACGACCCTACTAACGAGCCTAACATCAGCTATCCTTATCTTTTCAGTTATCTGAAGGGGGAGGAGTGGCGAACGCAGGTGATTACCCGGGAGCTGCTTGCGAAACATTTCAAAAACTCACCTGACGGGCTTCCCGGCAACGATGATACCGGCACCATGTCGGCCTGGGCTGTATTTACCATGATGGGTCTTTATCCCGATAATGCAACAGACCCCTCGTATACGTTTACAACACCTGTTTTCGACAAGCTGACAATAACACTTGATGCATATCGTTACAACAGTCACACGATTGAAATAGAGAGTGTGCGGCCTTCAGACAAGGCTATCTTAATTGACAGAATAGAGGTCGATGGCAAACGGTGGAAAAACCACCGGATTACCCACGATGAGCTGGTGAAAGCAAAAAGAATAGTTTTCTATCTCAAAGAGAGGAGATAA
- a CDS encoding replication-associated recombination protein A, with amino-acid sequence MSVPLAERLRPQNLDEFIGQKHLVGKGAVLRRMIDSGRIPSIIFWGPPGVGKTTLAHIIANTVNAPFYKLSAINSGVKDVREVIGKAKSNSFFNNAAPILFIDEIHRFSKSQQDSLLNAVETGTVTLIGATTENPSFEVIRPLLSRCQVYVLKSLEKKDLEVLLQRALKEDLILKEKKIEVKESGALFRFSGGDARKLLNILDLTVAYNNEDDIVITDKMVTERLQENPAAYDKGGEMHYDIISAFIKSIRGSDPDAAIYWLARMVAGGEDPKFIARRLVISAAEDIGLANPNALLLANACFETLQKIGWPEGRIVLAETTIYLAASPKSNSAYLAIDNAIAKAEQTGNLPVPLHLRNAPTSLMKELDYGREYKYSHDYDNHFVRQDYLPKELKGSKFWDPQSNAAEAKMYELMKKLWGNK; translated from the coding sequence ATGAGTGTACCCTTAGCTGAACGGTTGCGGCCGCAAAATCTTGATGAGTTTATCGGACAAAAGCATTTGGTCGGTAAGGGTGCTGTATTGCGCCGGATGATAGACTCCGGCAGGATACCGTCTATCATATTCTGGGGACCACCGGGAGTAGGGAAGACGACCCTTGCCCATATAATCGCCAATACTGTGAACGCACCTTTTTACAAGCTGAGTGCTATAAATTCAGGGGTGAAGGATGTGCGTGAGGTGATTGGAAAAGCAAAGAGCAATAGTTTTTTCAACAATGCCGCACCAATACTCTTCATAGATGAAATACACCGGTTCAGTAAGTCGCAGCAGGATTCCCTTCTGAATGCCGTAGAGACCGGTACGGTAACACTTATAGGGGCCACTACCGAAAACCCTTCATTCGAAGTAATCAGGCCGCTCCTGTCGCGCTGCCAGGTGTACGTGCTGAAATCCCTTGAGAAGAAAGACCTGGAGGTGCTGCTGCAGCGTGCACTAAAGGAAGATCTTATCCTGAAAGAGAAAAAAATTGAAGTGAAAGAGTCTGGAGCCCTGTTTAGATTTTCGGGAGGTGATGCCCGCAAACTGCTGAATATACTAGATCTGACAGTCGCCTACAATAACGAAGATGATATTGTGATTACCGACAAGATGGTCACCGAGCGGCTGCAGGAGAATCCGGCTGCTTACGACAAAGGAGGTGAGATGCATTACGATATAATTTCTGCCTTTATCAAATCGATCCGTGGAAGTGATCCCGATGCGGCAATTTATTGGCTAGCAAGAATGGTGGCAGGAGGAGAAGATCCCAAATTCATTGCGCGAAGGCTTGTTATTTCTGCCGCCGAAGATATAGGCCTGGCTAACCCAAACGCGTTGCTCCTGGCAAATGCCTGTTTCGAAACACTGCAAAAGATCGGTTGGCCCGAAGGCAGGATTGTATTGGCAGAAACAACCATCTACCTGGCAGCATCGCCCAAAAGTAATTCCGCTTATCTGGCAATTGACAATGCCATTGCTAAAGCCGAACAGACCGGTAATCTGCCTGTTCCGCTGCATTTACGCAACGCTCCCACCTCATTGATGAAAGAGCTTGATTATGGCAGGGAATATAAATATTCACACGACTATGATAATCATTTCGTAAGGCAGGATTACCTTCCCAAAGAGTTGAAAGGGAGTAAGTTCTGGGATCCTCAGTCGAATGCGGCTGAAGCAAAGATGTATGAGCTGATGAAGAAGTTGTGGGGTAATAAATAG